atgaaaaatgtaaatgaaaaaCTAAATTGAACGGAATAATTATCCACAACCATACAAGCAAACTAAAAGACATTAtcaaggaaataaataaatagtagtatcaTGAATTTGATCCAGAAAGCCACACCTGATCGATTTGATCCCACCACCGGAACTCGGCTTGAATTTTGTTGCGGAAAACGTTGTACAAAAGGGTTGGATAGAACAGGATGCGAGCCCCAGCTCCGACTAAATCCCTTTTTGCGTCAACCCTAACAGCGATCAGCCTCGCTTCGCTGTAACTGGTGTGCTTGCTCTCTATAATACTCTCCGCGCCATCATCGAGCTCCTCGATTTTCATCGAGATCAACATAATATAAAATTGCAGAGAATTGGGGGAAACACGGATCCCAGAGTCACAATTGGTAGAACCTACTAACTGTGGCCATCAATCGGAGAAAGTTAAATCGATCGGAAGGATGAAATTGGTGAAGGAATTCAGGTATAGCAAATTAGTGATAATTTGGGAAAATGAGTGAAAATGACATGATCGAAGGCGAGAGTAGTGGGAATTTGAATGATCGGGTGAGGAGAGAAACGAAGAATGTGGAATCCAGTAGAAGAAGTGGATAATGATAAAGAGAGAGGAATGAAAGTCAAATGAGGAATTTGGGGGAGATGAGATACGCTATTTTGTTGTTCATAAACAAATCCACTATATCCCTTTGAAAattgattaaatatatattaccaAATTAATTATAATGATTAATGTGGAGTATTATGAAAGGTGATACTAATAATAATCGTTAAATAGGAGTAGAGAAGATGAATGAACAATGATAATAACATAACATatattttagattatttttgCAATATAACTCTAAGATGAGTTCAACATGTTGATAGGATCATGACCGATATatcaattttcaaattaaaaggGTATAAGTGAAAGAcgtaaaatatactccatgtaGCAACTAAATAAAGATTTAAAgctaattattttctttatcctaaaaaaatctttaaactattattaatattaatttatcaatttaaattatttacttaCAAATAAAATCTATACCACTATATTAAATTTAAGATAATGTTATGAGAAATCTAACTATATTCTATTATACTTCATCCCAGAAACTTtgacatttttccattttcttatGTCCCAttaaatttgtcacattttattttttactatatttttgtacatattccactaattcattttcaCCTATATTTTAGTAGtataaaactagtatataaaaataagaagcacatttcactaatttttttaaataactttttattatattttttaaaattcgtgtccaAAATTTATAAGATGGATGAAGTATTGTTACATTAGAATTgatttgttttaaaatatatgCGCATATGTCTTTATTATATTTTGCACTGTAAAGTGATATGCGCATATGTCTTTAGTGGAAAATATATGCTAGTTTACAACGAATTTATTATCAAATGAAAAGTAGTTTTGTGAGAAATATAACGACGTCttaatgatatattttttattcaaacaTATGCagttaggattttaattgttaGATTCTTTATAAaagtattaatatttaattcgatatgtttttttaaaaattaataatttcaatCTTATTTGAAATGTGAAGTTCTGAAATATGTACTAGTACAAGGCAATTCCGATTAAAtccatttattataaaatagaaatttaacaaaaaatgaaattgaatagtGTAGAACCATAAAAAGGATAGTGACATGGGTATCGACGGCTATAGCAAAGGTTAGTGATTGGTCACGAAGCGactaaattttgtgattttgcTTGGTTGTTTCTAGTTTTTCTATTTATTCTAAAACAGAGTACCAATTTGAAGAGAAATGAAAAAGGATTAATGTCAGCTATAAAAAGAATTGTGACAGTGATATTGATTGAGATATGAAAGTTTAGTGATTGGTTACGAATCAATTAAATTGTGATATTTTGTCACGAAAGTACAAATTAATGCATATACAATGAAAATTTGTAGTATcataataaaaatgataaaaaaaacccACATCTTATATTaaaactagagaccaaattataGTTCTTCTATTATCATGAAAAGTTGCATGTATATTTTATGCAGTAAAGAGTAAATCGTTCTTTACTTTATTGGTAATTTTGGAATAATTTACAATATAGTAGGAGCTACAGATACAATTAAAAACAAGGGGGCACAAAAAGTAACGAGAGTAGTAAAATAAAGAGCACTGTAGTAATTTTAGTTAATAGTAATACATGTGATCCTTTCTTTTTTGAATAAACTACAAAGACTATCTATTGaatattatttgcatatttgagGTACCTCGTAAAAGCATACCTCCATGGAAGTTCATTGAACTTGTACATctacaatccactaacattatttttactttttagtctttatctctcttattttttgtttaattttttttcaatctttcttatttttttctcttactttaccaattatacactaaaattcatgtcatttcaaaagtttataTATTTCAAGGACGACAGTAGTATATAGCTCTATGTAATGCATGTTTGTTAATTTtatagtaaattttttttatttctttcttcgTATTTTAATACTTCTAACAAATTTTCTTTTCAATAGTAAtcgttagatttttttatttttatggataGTTGATTAGTGTTATTCTTTTGTCCATTATTTAAAATgtcatttatttaaaatgtatttagaactttttatttctttcttcgTATTTTAATACTTCTAACAAATTTTCTTTTCAATAGTAATcattagattttttatttttatggataGTTGATTAGTGTTATTCCTTTGTTCATTATTTAAAATGCCATTTTCTCATTTTGGATTGTCCATAATTTATATCATTAACCTTTTGTACTCATAATTCGTCAAATAGGGAGACGTTAGAATATCAACTCCCTTCATAAAACTACTAATTTATTAAGTGGATAATGAGTTAATTTTATAGTGTTAAGTACATTTGTGTGGTCCACATTGGAATAGCTTATAAATAatgcatgagttttaataacAGTGCAAGTACCAAGAatcattttaataataatatagaacTAGATTAAAAAAGATTTGTTATGTCCAAAGCTGAATAAGTAACTGAAGTACAtcaagtttttactttattgcAACATACACCATTACATAAGACTACACAGTACAGTGGCGTGTAATCTTAATTGTTCAAAACTCAAAAAATAAAAGGTGATAAAGAACACAAAAATGCAATCAATTAACACCAcaaaatttgaagaaaacaAAGTCAATCAgatcaaaaacaaaaaacaaaaacaaaaacaagagCTAGGAAGATGAAAACCAAACGAAGAAGATCAGCATTTCGGAAGATCCGACGGCGGAGGAAGGAGCTTTTGATTTGGAAGCTTCCCATCCAAAACAAGCCACGCCATCTTCAAACCCCAACTCGTGTGAACCTCAAGATGACAATGCATGAACCACACACCTGAATCGACAAATGCACCCATTCATTATCATTCTTTTTCATCTTTTTATATAGACCGTTCATGAAAAGTGTgaaatttctaattttggaaagtttttttttctaaataggTGGGACCCATTATCTATGAACAATACTTcgttttctttctatttcttttttactttatcaattatacattaaaaattgTGTCGAATCAAATGTTACCAACCTGGATTATCAGCCAAAAACCTAATGGCAACCCATCCACCCGCGGGCACACCAACCGTATTCCTCTCAACCGGGTCGACCAGATTGAATCCATTCGGATCACTATTCGGGTCATAGTTCCCAAAACCCTGCCCCaccacaaaaaaattgaatccATGGAGATGGAGGGGATGGCTCTCCGCTCCAAGAATGCTCGTATCCTGCAACACCACCTCCACGCTCGTGTTGAACGCCAGCACCACCAGCTTCGTGCCGTTCCCGACCGCCGTGTTGTTCGGCGGGCTGCCCGTGTAGTTGAACCACCGGAGCGGGCTGACCGGGAAATCCGGGCTGTACACCCCGCTCGACCGGCCCGCGAAGTGGGCCCCCAGGAGGGCCTTCGACGGCAGCACGAAGCTCACGTTGCTAACCGACGCCGCGAATCTGGTCCCGTTCGGCCCCTGACACGTGGCGTTCTTCCGGTGGCACGGCCTCGTGCCTAGCCCCACCGTGAAGAAGAACCGCCTCTCCACCTCCCGCGGCACCTTCGCGGGGAACTCCGGGCTGGCCAGGCTGCGGAGCTTTCCTGCGAAGGCGGTGGCGAAGGAGGTGTCGTTGAGGGAAGGGAGATGGGGTTTGTGGAGGGGGAGGTTTTTTATGTGGAGGGGGGATGGGGTTTTGTATTCTAAGATTGCGGCGACAGTGGAGTTGTCGAAGGTGCCGGGGCCGGTGACGTAGGGGCGGGCGGTCATGAGGAAAGTGGCGCCGGGGAAGCGTGGTTTGGTGTGGAGGAGGACGTTGGTGGTCTGGCCGGGTGTGATGAGGAGGGTGGAGGTTTGGAAGGGCTTGACGTAGACTGCGTCGGCGTCGACAACGGTGAGGGTGTGGTTGGCGATGCTGAAGAAGAGCTCGTCGTTGAGTGCAGCGTTGATTATGCGGAGGAGGTAGGTCTTGCCTGCCTTCACCCTCAATTTGAATGTATCTGTTTAATTCTTGAGGAATTAATTGAGAATATTAATTTTCAGTGTGATTTTCCAGGTTTTTGGTGTTTACCTTTGGCGGAACAGTTGTACAACGGCCCCGGGAGGCCGTTGATGGTGTAGGCGTCCGAGACGTTGGGGCCGCCGCCGGTGGCTAGAGCTTGCTTTATTATGGCTTCAGGGTCAGCATTGAACCATTCTCCtgtataaatatcatttatGTTGTAACATGCATCTAGTTTAAATcagaagtactccctccgttagcGTCTCATAAATTTTATCACACTTTGACCAagcatgggttttaagaaatgtaatgtggagagtgagttgaaaaagttaatagaacgtgtcctacttttatattagttttatgataaaatgtgagtgagaatgaattAATGGAACATGAGTTCCACTACAAAACATGTTAAAAAGTggaatgtgacaaattttttggGATGAATGTAAATGGTAAAATGTAATAAActttctgggacggagggagtaagaatttactatgataaaaatgaaattttaccaaatatgatggggactTCCTTGTAAGGTTTTTGGAATGGATAGTTGACATTTTTCTTTGGGAGGATGATGATAGGGCCATAAAGAGTAGATCTAAGCCAAGAAATATGTGCATGCCAAAAAAGGGTTCCTCTTTGCCCAACTATGGTGAAATTGTAGACATAGCTTTGTCCGGTTTGTATGGGGCATTGTGTGATATATGCCGGCCCATCTGCCCATCCACTCCGGAGTTGCCTAATTCCATGCCTATCACAGATCGATAAGACAAAACATGATAAGAACATAATATAGGACATGAGTTATCTACCTTAGCAAACGAATATTTTGACTTAGTTATTTGCGCATACCAGTGGATGGTGATATTGTTAGGGACGTGATTGGTGACTTTTATGAGTAAGCGATCGCCCTCTCTTGCTACTACAGGAGGTCCTGGGAATTTCCCGTTCACGGTCACAATGCTCTTCGTGTGGCACAATCGCGTCACGTTTTGCATCTTGATCTGAAAGAGTTAAAAGATATCAACCACTAATTGAAACAAGACATGCTAAAAAAACAACTACTACATCTTGGTAAAAGAGTACTAACATTGAAGTCGTAGCGCCTGGTCATGGCTAGTGCATAGTGAGGAAGAAGGCATAATGCCATGAATACAGAAAACAATGCAAGTAATTGAGAGTCacccattttttcttttcttgaaaaAGTGAGTGTGGAGGATGATTGTTTGTTTCTGCCTACTGTTAGAAAAATGCCATTGATCAGGTTTTATAGGGTGGCGTTTGGCTGATTAGGTGATGAAgaacttaatattttttttaaaaaaagaatatatatatatatatatatatatatatatatatatatatatcttcacTAAAAagggataaaatatgcaaatacttTGGAGGTCCATGTGTTGTTGGAACGCAACATCAAAGTGGTGTTGAAGACAATAGTTCATAGTCTTGTCAAATCATTCCTTATTCGTGTTGCTACCTCTTAAAA
This portion of the Salvia splendens isolate huo1 chromosome 10, SspV2, whole genome shotgun sequence genome encodes:
- the LOC121753120 gene encoding laccase-17-like: MGDSQLLALFSVFMALCLLPHYALAMTRRYDFNIKMQNVTRLCHTKSIVTVNGKFPGPPVVAREGDRLLIKVTNHVPNNITIHWHGIRQLRSGWADGPAYITQCPIQTGQSYVYNFTIVGQRGTLFWHAHISWLRSTLYGPIIILPKKNVNYPFQKPYKEVPIIFGEWFNADPEAIIKQALATGGGPNVSDAYTINGLPGPLYNCSAKDTFKLRVKAGKTYLLRIINAALNDELFFSIANHTLTVVDADAVYVKPFQTSTLLITPGQTTNVLLHTKPRFPGATFLMTARPYVTGPGTFDNSTVAAILEYKTPSPLHIKNLPLHKPHLPSLNDTSFATAFAGKLRSLASPEFPAKVPREVERRFFFTVGLGTRPCHRKNATCQGPNGTRFAASVSNVSFVLPSKALLGAHFAGRSSGVYSPDFPVSPLRWFNYTGSPPNNTAVGNGTKLVVLAFNTSVEVVLQDTSILGAESHPLHLHGFNFFVVGQGFGNYDPNSDPNGFNLVDPVERNTVGVPAGGWVAIRFLADNPGVWFMHCHLEVHTSWGLKMAWLVLDGKLPNQKLLPPPSDLPKC